Proteins from one Nitrobacteraceae bacterium AZCC 2146 genomic window:
- a CDS encoding putative membrane protein (product_source=COG2928; cog=COG2928; pfam=PF04367; transmembrane_helix_parts=Inside_1_41,TMhelix_42_64,Outside_65_83,TMhelix_84_106,Inside_107_268): MRAPANGFGTLMDRTDLPPTMPAGDPPPDVPRGFMARLRNYFLTGLIVAGPIAITFYLTWWFVTWVDALVRPFVPEAYRPEQYLPYGIPGSGLIVAFVALTLLGFLTANLIGRSLVDLGERLLGRMPVVRAIYRGLKQVFETLFSGNGSSFRRVGLVEFPSPGMWSIVLISQAPSVEIANSLPGQEEHISVFLPCAPNPTTGFFFYVPKSKVIDIDMSAEDAATLIMSAGVVQPGSDPQKKIAALAEMANAARVANTAAPKQMPAQVD, from the coding sequence ATGCGCGCCCCCGCCAATGGATTTGGAACACTGATGGACCGCACTGACCTGCCGCCGACCATGCCCGCCGGCGACCCTCCGCCGGACGTGCCGCGTGGCTTCATGGCCCGGCTTCGCAATTACTTCCTTACCGGCCTGATCGTCGCCGGGCCGATCGCCATCACCTTCTATCTGACCTGGTGGTTCGTGACCTGGGTCGATGCGCTGGTGCGGCCGTTCGTGCCCGAAGCCTATCGTCCCGAGCAATATCTGCCTTACGGGATTCCGGGCTCCGGTTTGATCGTCGCCTTCGTCGCGCTGACACTGCTTGGCTTCCTCACTGCAAATCTGATTGGGCGCTCTCTCGTCGATCTCGGCGAAAGACTGCTCGGCCGGATGCCGGTGGTGCGCGCGATCTATCGCGGCCTGAAGCAGGTGTTCGAAACGCTGTTTTCGGGCAACGGATCGAGTTTTCGCAGAGTGGGCCTGGTCGAATTTCCGTCGCCGGGCATGTGGTCGATCGTGCTGATCTCGCAGGCACCAAGCGTCGAGATCGCCAACAGCCTGCCGGGGCAGGAGGAGCACATCTCGGTGTTCCTGCCGTGCGCGCCGAACCCGACCACCGGCTTCTTCTTCTATGTGCCGAAGAGCAAGGTGATCGACATCGACATGTCCGCCGAGGACGCGGCGACGCTGATCATGTCGGCTGGCGTGGTGCAGCCCGGCTCTGATCCGCAGAAGAAGATCGCAGCGCTGGCTGAGATGGCCAACGCGGCGCGGGTTGCCAACACCGCGGCGCCGAAGCAGATGCCGGCGCAGGTGGATTGA
- a CDS encoding hypothetical protein (product_source=Hypo-rule applied; superfamily=51735,52172), producing MSDQAPIVVVSAQQPAPFSSALTSGNMFPLIDATWGEALDAVARVQPAAVLVSASAEDMPTFQALAKRLGAKQPYVPLIAIDPTTALPGHAIPFGQTSGHFDRLSARLRNALRVRTLHATVMRRLTAENVQRTSLQTPDPLEDATVMLIGRGAGYPALSVALGERVGVVGALSIEAAAKHLNTRDLDGIVVGEGFSRRVVDAFLTVLAEDARFRNLPVIVTAPDLAPSYELANLEMTSGDGADIAATALPLVRQHAFEARLSRALKAIDSDGLLDANTGLLTRAAFERDLASAVYQTQSRGGGLSAARFAFENIPERAQRDAARILSRLMRQMDFGTLQADGSIVMVFAEADLRNAHMIAKRLSSVMKHTMHGPKRDARNDPHVTLATLLPSDSAKSLLARLHEGATRRVAS from the coding sequence ATGTCCGATCAGGCTCCTATCGTCGTCGTCTCCGCGCAACAGCCTGCCCCGTTTTCATCGGCCTTGACCTCCGGCAACATGTTTCCCCTGATCGATGCGACCTGGGGCGAAGCGCTGGACGCCGTGGCCCGGGTCCAGCCCGCAGCCGTGCTGGTGTCCGCCTCGGCGGAGGACATGCCGACCTTTCAGGCGCTGGCGAAACGGCTCGGCGCCAAACAGCCCTACGTGCCGTTGATCGCGATCGACCCGACCACGGCCCTGCCCGGCCACGCGATTCCGTTCGGACAGACATCCGGCCATTTCGACCGGCTCAGTGCGCGGCTGCGCAACGCTCTGCGGGTGCGGACGCTGCACGCGACGGTGATGCGCCGGCTGACCGCCGAAAACGTTCAGCGCACATCGTTACAGACACCGGACCCGCTCGAAGACGCGACCGTGATGCTGATCGGCCGCGGCGCCGGCTATCCCGCACTGTCGGTGGCGCTCGGTGAACGCGTCGGCGTGGTTGGCGCGCTCAGCATCGAGGCCGCGGCCAAGCATCTCAATACGCGCGATCTCGACGGCATCGTGGTCGGCGAAGGGTTCAGCCGGCGCGTCGTCGATGCGTTCCTCACCGTGCTGGCCGAAGACGCCCGCTTCCGCAATTTGCCAGTCATCGTCACCGCGCCGGATCTGGCACCGAGCTACGAACTGGCCAATCTCGAAATGACCTCCGGCGACGGCGCCGATATCGCGGCCACGGCATTGCCGCTGGTCCGGCAGCATGCCTTCGAGGCGCGCCTGAGCCGTGCCCTGAAGGCGATCGACTCCGATGGCCTGCTCGACGCCAATACCGGATTGCTGACGCGCGCGGCGTTCGAACGCGACCTTGCCTCCGCCGTCTACCAGACCCAGTCGCGCGGCGGCGGACTCTCGGCCGCGCGATTTGCGTTCGAGAACATTCCCGAACGCGCGCAACGCGACGCCGCGCGGATTCTCAGCCGGCTGATGCGTCAGATGGATTTCGGCACGCTGCAGGCCGACGGCTCGATCGTCATGGTGTTCGCCGAGGCCGATCTGCGCAACGCCCACATGATCGCCAAGCGGCTGTCCAGCGTGATGAAGCACACCATGCACGGCCCGAAGCGCGATGCGCGCAACGATCCGCATGTCACGCTGGCGACGCTGCTGCCGAGCGACTCCGCGAAATCACTTCTGGCGCGGCTGCACGAGGGCGCCACGCGTCGCGTGGCGTCATAA
- a CDS encoding transcription-repair coupling factor (superfamily II helicase) (product_source=KO:K03723; cath_funfam=1.10.260.40,3.40.50.300; cog=COG1197; ko=KO:K03723; pfam=PF00270,PF00271,PF02559,PF03461,PF17757; smart=SM00487,SM00490,SM00982,SM01058; superfamily=141259,143517,52540; tigrfam=TIGR00580), with protein sequence MKAPTVSPAAQLASGRALTFANVAEGAEGLIISDLARAVAARPKPPAVSLAVVCRDGTRMQNLARALEFFAPDLAVMQFPAWDCQPYDRVSPHGAVLAQRLTTLARLSRLKGSEKPLIVLTTVNAIVQRVPAREVVAAQALSVAPGHVVPMDSIVAWLEHNGYNRSSTVREPGEYAVRGGILDLFPAGLDQPVRFDFFGDSLESIRTFDPETQRTHLDMRALDLVPISEFQLVTETIRRFRMGYVAIFGAPERDDPLYEAVSEGRRHPGMEHWLPLFQERMDTLFDYLDGTPIAIEPQSEDAARERFQQINDYYEARKEALGIPGGGALYKPLPPDRLYLTDDEWHKRLDESALARLTPFAVPEQSAGVVDAGARAGRNFVPERADTSVNVFEAVVAHIEALQSARKKVVVALWSEGSRDRMGSMLKDHKLHNLTSVNSWRTVLATPRNETMLAVVGMESGFETDNIAVISEQDILGDRLVRPRKASRKLDNFISEVTSLAAGDIVVHVEHGIGRFVGLQTLQVAGAPHDCLELRYANETKLFLPVENIELLSRYGSDTTNVELDKLGGSGWQARKAKLKNRIREIAGELIKIAAERHLREAPKTSVQPHLYDEFCARFPYEETEDQQSAINAALQDLESGRPMDRLVCGDVGFGKTEVALRATFAVALEGKQVAVVVPTTLLARQHAKNFTERFRGFPVNVAQASRLVAPKDMTQTKKGLAEGTVDIVVGTHALLGKSVKFKDLGLVVVDEEQHFGVTHKERLKQMRADVHVLTLSATPIPRTLQLALTGVRDLSIIASPPVDRLAVRTFVAPHDPLMIREALLRERYRGGQAFYVVPRIDDLAEVKDFLDKHVPEMKVAVAHGQMAPTVIEDIMSAFYDGKYDVLLSTTIVESGLDIPTANTLVVHRADMFGLAQLYQLRGRVGRSKLRAYALFTLPAQAKITAHAERRLKVLQSLETLGAGFQLASHDLDIRGAGNLLGEEQSGHIKEVGFELYQSMLEEAILNLKAGVSEPVADRWSPQITVGMPVLIPEDFVNDLAVRLSLYRRLADLETDDEIENFAAELRDRFGVLPDEVRYLFKIAAIKAYCRRANVEKVDAGPKGAVISFRDNKFAQPDRLVFFIRQYGQAAKVRPDMKVVFLQDWETPEERLEGATEILRALANLAENKKAA encoded by the coding sequence ATGAAAGCGCCGACCGTATCTCCTGCGGCGCAGTTGGCGTCCGGTCGCGCGCTGACCTTTGCCAATGTCGCCGAGGGTGCCGAAGGCCTGATCATTTCCGATCTCGCCCGCGCCGTCGCGGCGCGGCCAAAACCGCCGGCCGTGAGCCTCGCCGTGGTCTGCCGTGACGGCACCCGCATGCAGAATCTGGCGCGGGCGCTGGAGTTCTTCGCGCCGGACCTTGCGGTGATGCAGTTTCCGGCCTGGGACTGCCAGCCCTATGACCGCGTCTCGCCGCATGGCGCTGTGCTGGCGCAACGGCTGACAACATTGGCAAGACTGTCGCGTCTCAAGGGCAGCGAGAAGCCGCTGATCGTGCTGACCACCGTCAATGCCATCGTGCAGCGGGTGCCCGCGCGCGAAGTCGTCGCGGCGCAGGCGCTGTCGGTGGCGCCGGGCCATGTGGTGCCGATGGACAGCATCGTCGCCTGGCTGGAGCACAACGGCTACAATCGCTCCTCCACCGTGCGCGAGCCCGGCGAATATGCGGTGCGCGGCGGCATTCTGGATCTGTTTCCGGCCGGCCTGGATCAGCCGGTGCGCTTCGACTTCTTTGGCGACAGCCTGGAATCGATCCGCACCTTCGATCCCGAGACCCAGCGCACCCATCTCGACATGCGCGCGCTCGATCTGGTGCCGATCTCGGAATTCCAGCTGGTCACCGAAACCATCCGCCGCTTCCGCATGGGCTATGTGGCCATCTTCGGCGCGCCGGAGCGCGACGATCCGCTCTACGAAGCGGTCAGCGAAGGCCGCCGTCATCCCGGCATGGAGCACTGGCTGCCGCTGTTCCAGGAGCGGATGGACACGTTGTTCGATTATCTCGACGGCACGCCAATTGCGATTGAACCGCAGAGCGAGGACGCCGCGCGCGAGCGTTTTCAGCAGATCAACGACTACTACGAGGCCCGCAAGGAAGCGCTCGGTATTCCCGGCGGCGGCGCGCTGTACAAGCCGCTGCCGCCGGACCGGCTCTATCTGACCGACGACGAATGGCACAAGCGTCTCGACGAGTCCGCGCTGGCGCGGCTGACGCCGTTCGCGGTGCCGGAGCAAAGCGCAGGCGTCGTCGATGCCGGTGCGCGGGCCGGCCGCAATTTCGTGCCGGAGCGCGCCGACACCTCGGTCAATGTGTTTGAAGCCGTAGTCGCGCATATCGAGGCGCTGCAGAGCGCGCGCAAGAAGGTCGTCGTCGCGCTGTGGAGCGAAGGTTCGCGCGACCGCATGGGCAGCATGCTCAAGGACCACAAGCTGCATAACCTGACCTCGGTGAATTCCTGGCGCACGGTGCTGGCGACGCCGCGCAACGAGACCATGCTGGCCGTGGTCGGCATGGAATCCGGTTTCGAGACCGACAACATCGCCGTCATCAGCGAACAGGACATTCTCGGCGATCGCCTGGTGCGGCCGCGCAAGGCCAGCCGCAAGCTCGACAACTTCATCTCCGAAGTCACCAGCCTCGCGGCTGGCGACATCGTCGTCCATGTCGAACATGGCATCGGCCGCTTCGTCGGATTGCAGACGCTGCAGGTTGCGGGCGCACCGCATGACTGCCTCGAACTGCGCTACGCCAACGAAACAAAGCTGTTCCTGCCGGTCGAGAACATCGAGCTGCTGTCGCGCTACGGCTCCGACACCACCAATGTCGAACTCGACAAGCTGGGCGGCTCTGGCTGGCAGGCACGCAAGGCCAAGCTGAAGAACCGGATTCGCGAGATCGCCGGCGAGCTGATCAAGATCGCCGCCGAGCGGCACCTGCGCGAAGCGCCGAAGACGTCGGTGCAGCCGCATCTCTATGACGAGTTCTGCGCGCGCTTCCCCTATGAGGAAACCGAGGACCAGCAGTCCGCGATCAATGCGGCACTGCAGGATCTCGAAAGCGGCCGTCCGATGGACCGGCTGGTCTGCGGCGACGTCGGCTTCGGCAAGACCGAAGTGGCGTTGCGCGCGACCTTTGCCGTGGCCCTTGAAGGCAAGCAGGTCGCTGTGGTGGTGCCGACCACGCTGCTGGCGCGCCAGCACGCCAAGAACTTTACGGAGCGCTTCCGCGGTTTTCCGGTCAACGTCGCGCAGGCCTCGCGGCTGGTGGCGCCGAAGGACATGACGCAGACGAAAAAGGGCCTTGCGGAGGGCACCGTCGATATCGTCGTCGGTACCCATGCGTTGTTGGGCAAGTCGGTCAAGTTCAAGGACCTCGGCCTCGTCGTGGTCGATGAGGAGCAGCACTTTGGCGTCACCCACAAGGAGCGCCTGAAGCAGATGCGCGCCGACGTCCACGTGCTGACGCTATCAGCCACGCCGATCCCGCGCACGCTGCAGCTGGCGCTGACCGGCGTCCGCGATCTCTCGATCATCGCGTCACCGCCGGTCGATCGTCTGGCGGTGCGTACCTTCGTGGCACCGCACGATCCCTTGATGATCCGCGAGGCGCTGCTGCGCGAGCGCTATCGCGGCGGCCAGGCGTTCTATGTGGTACCGCGGATCGACGATCTCGCGGAGGTCAAGGATTTCCTCGACAAGCATGTGCCGGAGATGAAGGTCGCGGTCGCCCACGGCCAGATGGCGCCGACCGTCATCGAGGACATCATGTCGGCGTTCTATGACGGCAAATACGACGTGCTGCTGTCGACCACGATCGTCGAGTCCGGCCTCGATATTCCCACCGCCAACACGCTGGTCGTGCATCGCGCCGACATGTTCGGCCTGGCGCAGCTGTATCAGCTGCGCGGCCGCGTCGGCCGCTCCAAGCTGCGCGCCTATGCGCTGTTCACGCTGCCGGCGCAGGCCAAGATCACCGCCCATGCGGAACGCCGGCTTAAGGTGCTGCAGTCGCTGGAGACGCTCGGCGCGGGCTTCCAGCTGGCCTCGCACGATCTGGATATCCGCGGCGCCGGCAATCTGCTCGGCGAGGAGCAGTCCGGCCACATCAAGGAAGTCGGCTTCGAGCTGTATCAATCGATGCTGGAGGAGGCGATCCTCAACCTCAAGGCCGGCGTGTCCGAACCGGTCGCGGATCGCTGGTCGCCGCAGATCACCGTCGGCATGCCCGTGCTGATCCCCGAGGACTTCGTCAACGATCTTGCGGTGCGGCTGTCGCTGTACCGCCGGCTCGCCGATCTCGAAACCGACGATGAGATCGAGAATTTTGCCGCGGAGCTGCGCGACCGTTTCGGCGTGCTTCCCGACGAAGTCCGCTATCTCTTCAAGATCGCGGCGATCAAGGCCTATTGCCGCCGCGCCAATGTGGAGAAGGTCGATGCCGGCCCGAAGGGCGCGGTCATCTCCTTCCGCGACAACAAGTTCGCGCAGCCGGACCGGCTGGTGTTCTTCATCCGCCAGTATGGCCAGGCCGCCAAGGTGCGTCCGGACATGAAGGTGGTGTTCCTGCAGGACTGGGAAACGCCGGAAGAGCGCCTCGAAGGCGCCACCGAAATCTTGCGCGCGCTGGCCAATCTGGCGGAGAACAAGAAGGCGGCTTGA
- a CDS encoding hypothetical protein (product_source=Hypo-rule applied; cath_funfam=3.40.50.980; pfam=PF00501; superfamily=56801), whose amino-acid sequence MTAPHASPTLDGLFRRVLGRQPEALALVDPADKMRVTVTPPQRLTFAQADRAISALTAHFIGSGLPANSVIAVQMPNTVEFMLTVLAAHRAGLIVALLPQLFRQAELTTALNRTGARAIVTSSRIDGVSHADLVMNAAAEAFSIRYVGGFGNDLPEGMMSLDAVMAGEFEPPIAVTQDARRAAIISFDVTSDGFRAVPRTHLNLISGGLAVFLESGLPQGATILSALVPSSFASVASSLVTWLLSGGVLALHHPFDSDVLEREINTQACDVLIAPAPLAQRFAEAGLFDRTPTLRHVVGLWRAPEQVATSAIWQVAQAPFTDLYLFGEAGLFGARRGADGVPVAIMPGAHGAPRAVASSSIAGEIILTPKGTLGLRGPMVPVLAYTAPAESSHSLIPSKAIDYVDTGFAARLDRSTGAICITAPPSGIMAVGGYRFLSQDLSEWAKRLGQNAMLTALPDRLSGYRLAGRASDNARARDALTELGLNPLMVEAFRDRAAAD is encoded by the coding sequence GTGACCGCACCCCACGCATCGCCGACGCTTGATGGTCTGTTCCGCCGCGTGCTGGGCCGCCAGCCGGAAGCGCTGGCGCTGGTCGATCCCGCCGACAAGATGCGCGTCACGGTGACCCCTCCGCAACGGCTGACCTTTGCGCAGGCCGACCGGGCAATCTCGGCGCTGACCGCGCATTTCATCGGGTCCGGCCTGCCAGCCAATTCGGTGATCGCGGTGCAGATGCCGAACACGGTCGAATTCATGCTGACGGTGCTGGCGGCGCACCGCGCCGGACTGATCGTGGCACTGCTGCCGCAGCTGTTTCGACAGGCCGAACTGACCACGGCATTGAACCGCACCGGCGCCCGCGCCATCGTCACGTCGAGCAGGATCGATGGCGTCAGCCATGCCGACCTGGTGATGAATGCCGCCGCCGAGGCGTTCTCGATCCGCTATGTCGGTGGCTTCGGCAACGATCTGCCGGAGGGCATGATGTCGCTCGACGCCGTTATGGCCGGCGAATTCGAGCCGCCGATCGCGGTGACGCAGGATGCGCGGCGCGCCGCAATCATCTCCTTCGACGTCACATCGGATGGTTTTCGCGCGGTGCCGCGCACGCATCTCAACCTGATCTCGGGCGGCCTCGCGGTGTTTCTCGAAAGCGGCCTGCCGCAGGGCGCCACCATCCTGTCGGCGCTGGTGCCGTCGTCCTTCGCCAGCGTGGCGTCGTCGCTGGTGACGTGGCTCTTGAGCGGCGGCGTACTGGCGCTGCATCACCCGTTCGACAGCGACGTGCTGGAACGCGAGATCAACACCCAGGCCTGCGACGTGCTGATCGCGCCCGCGCCACTGGCGCAGCGGTTCGCCGAAGCCGGCCTGTTCGACCGCACGCCAACGCTGCGCCATGTAGTTGGCCTTTGGCGCGCACCGGAACAGGTCGCCACCAGCGCGATCTGGCAAGTGGCACAGGCCCCCTTCACCGACCTCTATCTGTTCGGCGAGGCCGGGCTGTTCGGCGCCCGCCGCGGCGCCGATGGCGTGCCGGTCGCGATCATGCCGGGCGCGCACGGCGCGCCGCGCGCGGTGGCGAGTTCATCGATCGCCGGCGAGATCATTCTGACGCCGAAAGGCACGCTCGGCCTGCGCGGCCCAATGGTGCCGGTGCTGGCCTACACGGCGCCTGCCGAATCCAGCCATTCGCTGATCCCCAGCAAGGCGATCGATTACGTCGATACCGGGTTTGCCGCGCGGCTGGATCGATCCACCGGAGCGATCTGCATCACCGCGCCGCCGTCCGGCATCATGGCTGTCGGCGGCTACCGCTTCCTGTCGCAGGACCTCAGCGAATGGGCGAAGCGGCTCGGCCAGAACGCCATGCTGACCGCGCTGCCGGACCGCCTCAGCGGCTACCGCCTCGCTGGCCGCGCCAGCGACAATGCCCGGGCCCGCGACGCTTTGACCGAACTCGGACTCAATCCATTGATGGTGGAAGCCTTTCGCGACCGCGCCGCGGCGGATTGA
- a CDS encoding ATP-dependent DNA helicase RecG (product_source=KO:K03655; cath_funfam=3.40.50.300; cog=COG1200; ko=KO:K03655; pfam=PF00270,PF00271,PF17191,PF19833; smart=SM00487; superfamily=50249,52540; tigrfam=TIGR00643), giving the protein MRPELLNPLFVPVTSLSGVGPRQDKLFRYLLDRNETPRIVDLLLHLPVSVIDRRARPKIRDAEVGTVVTLEVTVDRHRPPPGGRSRAPHLVYASDDTGDVVLTYFRAHPGQVEKLLPVGAKRFVSGTAQLFDGTLQIVHPDRVIDEAGFAKLTGIDPVYPLTEGLALGSLRRAVAQALTRLPALPEWISPEVIRRCKFPSIAEALNRVHVPAEMTDILPEGPFWSRLAFDELLAGQLALALVRAQLRRPAGDRNAGDGHLRRQIIDALPYSLTQSQQQAAAAIADDLTQPVRMLRLLQGDVGSGKTVVALLAAAAVTEVGKQAALMAPTEILARQHIKTIAPLAERAGLRVAILTGREKGKERKNILTRLADGEIDFLVGTHALIQDDVEFKSLALAVVDEQHRFGVRERLALTNKGAAVDVLVLSATPIPRTLVLTYFGDMDVSELREKPAGRQPIDTRTLPSSRLSEVMDGIGRALNAGKLVYWIVPLVEESETVSLTNAEQRFESLKERFGEKVGLVHGKMRGADKDRAMAQFASGETGLLVATTVVEVGVDVPAATIMVIENAERFGLAQLHQLRGRIGRGSEASNCLLLYRDPLGEIAAKRLKVIKETTDGFRIAEEDLKLRGEGDVLGTRQSGLPGFRIARSDVHAQLITQARDEALRILQDNPKLTGERGEALRCLLYLYERDEALPLIGAG; this is encoded by the coding sequence ATGCGCCCTGAACTGCTCAATCCGTTGTTCGTGCCGGTGACGAGCCTGTCCGGCGTCGGTCCGAGGCAGGACAAGCTGTTTCGCTACCTGCTCGACCGCAATGAGACCCCACGCATCGTCGATCTGCTGCTGCATCTCCCCGTCAGCGTGATCGACCGCCGCGCCCGGCCCAAGATTCGCGATGCGGAAGTCGGCACCGTGGTGACGCTGGAGGTCACCGTCGACCGGCACCGCCCGCCGCCCGGCGGCCGCTCGCGCGCGCCGCATCTGGTCTATGCCAGCGACGACACCGGCGATGTGGTGCTGACCTATTTCCGCGCCCATCCGGGCCAGGTCGAAAAGCTGCTGCCGGTCGGCGCGAAGCGGTTTGTCTCCGGCACTGCGCAACTGTTCGACGGCACGCTGCAGATCGTGCATCCCGACCGCGTTATCGATGAAGCCGGTTTTGCCAAACTGACCGGCATCGATCCGGTCTATCCGCTCACCGAAGGCCTCGCCTTGGGCTCGCTGCGCCGAGCCGTGGCGCAGGCGCTCACGCGGCTGCCGGCACTACCGGAATGGATCAGCCCGGAGGTGATCAGGCGCTGCAAGTTTCCGTCGATCGCCGAAGCCCTGAATCGCGTCCATGTGCCGGCCGAGATGACCGACATCTTGCCGGAGGGCCCGTTCTGGTCGCGGCTGGCATTCGATGAACTCCTCGCAGGCCAACTGGCGCTGGCGCTGGTCCGCGCGCAGTTGCGCAGGCCCGCGGGTGACCGCAACGCCGGCGACGGTCATCTGCGCCGTCAGATCATCGACGCGCTGCCCTATTCGCTGACGCAGTCGCAGCAGCAGGCGGCAGCGGCCATCGCCGACGATCTCACCCAGCCGGTGCGGATGCTGCGGCTGCTGCAGGGCGACGTCGGCTCCGGCAAGACCGTGGTGGCGCTGCTCGCCGCCGCCGCGGTCACCGAGGTCGGCAAGCAGGCCGCCTTGATGGCGCCGACGGAAATTCTCGCGCGCCAGCACATCAAGACCATTGCGCCGCTGGCCGAACGCGCAGGACTTCGCGTGGCGATCCTCACCGGTCGCGAGAAAGGCAAGGAGCGCAAAAATATCCTGACGCGTCTTGCTGACGGCGAGATCGATTTCCTGGTCGGCACGCATGCACTGATCCAGGACGACGTCGAGTTCAAATCGCTGGCATTGGCCGTAGTCGATGAGCAGCATCGCTTTGGCGTGCGCGAGCGGCTGGCACTGACCAACAAGGGTGCTGCCGTCGATGTGCTGGTGCTATCAGCGACGCCGATCCCGCGCACGCTGGTGCTCACCTATTTCGGCGACATGGACGTCTCCGAGTTGCGCGAGAAGCCCGCCGGCCGGCAGCCGATCGACACCCGCACGCTGCCAAGCAGCCGCCTTAGCGAAGTGATGGACGGCATCGGCCGCGCGCTCAACGCCGGCAAGCTGGTGTACTGGATCGTGCCACTGGTGGAGGAATCTGAAACAGTGAGCCTCACCAATGCCGAGCAACGCTTCGAGAGCTTAAAAGAACGCTTCGGCGAAAAGGTCGGCCTCGTCCACGGCAAGATGCGCGGCGCCGACAAGGACCGCGCCATGGCGCAATTCGCCTCAGGCGAAACCGGATTGCTGGTGGCGACCACCGTGGTCGAAGTCGGTGTCGATGTGCCCGCGGCGACCATCATGGTGATCGAGAACGCCGAACGCTTTGGACTGGCGCAGCTGCATCAGTTGCGCGGCCGGATCGGACGGGGCTCGGAGGCCTCGAACTGTTTGCTGCTCTACAGGGACCCGCTTGGCGAGATTGCGGCGAAGCGGCTGAAAGTCATCAAGGAAACCACCGACGGCTTTCGCATCGCCGAGGAAGATCTCAAGCTGCGCGGCGAAGGCGATGTGCTCGGCACCCGCCAGAGCGGGTTGCCGGGCTTCCGCATCGCCCGCTCCGACGTCCATGCGCAGCTGATCACGCAAGCACGTGACGAAGCGCTGCGGATCCTGCAGGACAATCCAAAACTGACCGGCGAACGCGGCGAAGCGCTGCGCTGCCTGCTGTATCTCTATGAGCGCGACGAAGCCCTGCCGCTGATCGGCGCGGGCTGA
- a CDS encoding antitoxin CptB (product_source=KO:K09159; cath_funfam=1.10.150.250; cog=COG2938; ko=KO:K09159; pfam=PF03937; superfamily=109910) has translation MTGTTRSSNGLNDRRKRLLFRCWHRGTREMDLILGRFADAEIGILADLELTQLEHLIDLPDPDLYSAFAGEAQLAPEYLTPLFNRIKTFRNLDKPA, from the coding sequence ATGACGGGAACGACACGATCGAGTAACGGCCTGAATGACCGTCGCAAGCGGCTGCTGTTCCGCTGCTGGCATCGCGGCACCCGCGAGATGGACCTGATTCTCGGCCGCTTCGCCGATGCCGAGATCGGTATCCTCGCCGATCTCGAACTGACGCAGCTCGAACATCTGATCGACCTGCCGGATCCCGACCTCTATTCGGCCTTCGCCGGCGAAGCGCAGCTGGCGCCGGAATATCTCACGCCGCTGTTCAACCGCATCAAGACGTTCCGCAATCTGGACAAGCCCGCATGA